The Afipia massiliensis genome has a segment encoding these proteins:
- a CDS encoding DUF6867 family protein: MAFYSNESIFQVLFVTLVLGGGCAVLAGHAIALTWRSIWIAAISMVPLGMAVRFVHFALFNETLLQPQAYLAETAILIAAACLSFQRTRAQQMVRQYYWLYEPSGPLGWRLRQDAPAKA; this comes from the coding sequence ATGGCCTTCTACTCCAACGAATCCATCTTTCAGGTGCTGTTCGTCACCCTGGTGCTCGGCGGCGGCTGTGCCGTACTGGCCGGCCACGCCATTGCGCTAACCTGGCGGAGCATCTGGATCGCCGCCATCTCGATGGTCCCGCTGGGGATGGCCGTGCGATTCGTGCATTTCGCACTGTTCAATGAAACCCTGTTGCAGCCGCAGGCTTATTTAGCCGAGACCGCTATCCTGATCGCCGCCGCCTGCCTGTCTTTTCAGCGCACCCGGGCGCAGCAGATGGTCCGGCAGTATTACTGGCTGTACGAACCAAGCGGCCCCCTCGGCTGGCGGCTGCGGCAAGATGCGCCAGCCAAGGCCTGA
- a CDS encoding ABC transporter ATP-binding protein produces the protein MSTAPLLSIRGLVAAYGNIEALKGVDLDINPGEIVALIGSNGAGKSTLMMSVFGRPRARGGLITFDGRDITNEPTHHVARLRIAQSPEGRRIFPRMTVAENLRMGADAAGESTEAERNEDLERVFTLFPRLKERISQRGGTLSGGEQQMLAIGRALMSRPRLLMLDEPSLGLAPLIARQIFDAVRTLNRQDGLTVLIVEQNANHALKLAHRGYVMVNGLITLSGTGEELLARPEIRAAYLEGGRH, from the coding sequence ATGAGCACAGCGCCCCTCCTCTCCATTCGCGGACTCGTCGCGGCCTACGGCAATATCGAAGCGCTGAAGGGCGTCGATCTCGACATCAACCCCGGTGAAATCGTCGCGCTGATCGGCTCCAACGGCGCCGGCAAATCCACGCTGATGATGTCGGTGTTCGGGCGGCCCCGCGCCCGCGGCGGGCTCATCACCTTCGATGGCCGGGACATCACGAACGAACCGACCCATCATGTCGCGCGGCTGCGGATCGCGCAGTCACCCGAAGGACGGCGCATTTTCCCGCGCATGACGGTCGCGGAAAACCTGCGCATGGGTGCGGACGCCGCCGGCGAGAGCACCGAAGCCGAGCGCAACGAAGATCTGGAACGCGTCTTCACGCTGTTTCCGCGCCTCAAGGAACGCATCTCGCAGCGCGGCGGCACACTGTCCGGCGGCGAACAGCAGATGCTGGCGATTGGGCGCGCACTGATGAGCCGCCCCCGCCTTCTGATGCTGGACGAACCGTCGCTTGGCCTCGCGCCGCTGATCGCGCGGCAAATCTTCGACGCAGTCCGCACACTCAACCGGCAGGATGGCCTGACCGTCCTGATCGTCGAACAGAACGCCAACCATGCCCTGAAGCTGGCACACCGCGGGTATGTGATGGTCAACGGCCTGATCACGCTGAGCGGAACCGGCGAGGAACTCCTCGCCCGGCCGGAGATTCGTGCAGCCTACCTTGAAGGGGGGCGTCACTGA
- a CDS encoding ABC transporter ATP-binding protein, whose protein sequence is MTTNNTSDDILDVDHLSMRFGGIVAVNDLSFTAKRGDITALIGPNGAGKTTVFNCITGFYKPTTGMMRLIHEDGREFLLERLFDYRISKVAKVARTFQNIRLFAGMTALENLMVAQHNPLMLASGYTFLGLIGAPGFRRAEKNAIERSRYWLDRIGLTSRADDAAGNLPYGDQRRLEIVRAMCSEPVLLCLDEPAAGLNARESDELSQLLLAIRKDHGTSVLLIEHDMSVVMEISDCIFVLDHGVKIAAGTPQEIRNDPKVIAAYLGADEQTAIEVMEGGT, encoded by the coding sequence ATGACGACGAACAATACCAGCGACGACATTCTCGACGTCGACCATTTGTCGATGCGCTTCGGCGGCATCGTCGCCGTCAACGATCTATCGTTCACAGCGAAACGCGGCGACATCACCGCGCTGATCGGCCCCAACGGCGCCGGCAAAACCACCGTGTTCAACTGCATCACCGGCTTTTACAAACCGACCACCGGCATGATGCGTCTCATTCATGAAGACGGTCGCGAGTTTCTTCTGGAGCGATTGTTCGACTATCGCATCTCCAAGGTCGCGAAGGTCGCCCGCACGTTTCAAAACATCAGGCTGTTTGCGGGCATGACGGCGCTGGAAAACCTGATGGTCGCGCAGCACAATCCGTTGATGCTGGCGTCAGGCTACACATTTCTAGGCCTGATCGGCGCCCCCGGTTTCCGCCGCGCCGAAAAGAACGCCATCGAGCGCTCGCGCTATTGGCTCGACCGCATCGGCCTCACCTCGCGCGCCGATGACGCAGCAGGTAACCTGCCCTACGGCGATCAGCGCAGGCTCGAGATCGTGCGCGCGATGTGTTCCGAGCCGGTCCTGCTGTGCCTGGACGAACCCGCTGCCGGATTGAACGCGCGGGAAAGCGACGAACTGAGCCAGTTGCTGCTGGCGATCCGCAAGGATCACGGAACGTCGGTGCTGCTGATCGAACACGATATGTCGGTGGTGATGGAAATCTCCGACTGCATCTTCGTGCTCGACCATGGCGTGAAGATCGCGGCGGGCACGCCGCAGGAAATCCGCAACGACCCGAAGGTCATCGCTGCCTATCTCGGGGCTGACGAGCAAACCGCCATCGAAGTGATGGAGGGTGGCACATGA
- the livM gene encoding high-affinity branched-chain amino acid ABC transporter permease LivM: MARSTDPAIRAPKAAAAPHGIAFILKKSFISALVALVLFSLMIGVRTEAGPEGQLIYWTRFGDLAAMVAAVFFGSIIVELLRQWIGPSKGVSFIPESANDTIATLRRFFAPALLVFAALVPVIFYDQRYILDLGILVLTYVMLGWGLNIVVGLAGLLDLGYVAFYAVGAYSYALLATTFDLSFWVCLPLAGILAAFWGVLLGFPVLRLRGDYLAIVTLAFGEIIRLILLNWQHVTGGPNGITGIPRPSFFGIPLTNTDDGLAALLGIEFSTTHRVVFLFYLILALALLTNWVTIRLRRLPIGRAWEALREDEVACRSLGINTTTTKLTAFATGAMFGGFAGAFFATRQGFISPESFTFHESALVLAIVVLGGMGSQLGVALAALAMIGGFELFRGLEQFRMLVFGSAMVLLMIWRPRGLIGHRAPSVFLEKPSEISSAMVREGRG, encoded by the coding sequence GTGGCGCGCTCCACCGATCCCGCCATTCGCGCACCAAAAGCCGCCGCAGCCCCGCACGGCATCGCCTTCATTCTGAAGAAATCATTCATCAGCGCCCTTGTGGCGCTGGTTCTGTTTTCGCTCATGATCGGCGTCCGGACCGAAGCCGGACCGGAGGGCCAGTTGATTTACTGGACCCGGTTCGGCGATCTCGCCGCAATGGTAGCCGCGGTGTTTTTCGGAAGCATCATTGTCGAACTGTTGCGACAATGGATCGGGCCGTCGAAGGGCGTCTCGTTTATTCCCGAGTCGGCCAACGACACGATCGCGACCTTGCGTCGCTTTTTCGCCCCGGCGCTGCTCGTCTTTGCCGCGCTGGTGCCGGTGATCTTCTACGACCAGCGCTACATTCTCGATCTTGGCATCCTCGTTTTGACGTACGTCATGCTGGGATGGGGGCTGAACATCGTCGTCGGTCTTGCCGGCCTGCTCGACCTCGGTTACGTCGCATTCTATGCGGTCGGCGCCTATTCCTACGCGCTGCTGGCAACGACCTTCGACCTGTCGTTCTGGGTTTGCCTGCCGCTGGCCGGAATTCTCGCCGCATTCTGGGGCGTCTTGCTCGGCTTTCCCGTGCTGCGATTGCGTGGCGACTACCTTGCCATCGTGACCCTGGCTTTCGGCGAAATCATCCGGCTCATTCTGCTCAACTGGCAGCACGTCACCGGCGGCCCGAACGGCATCACCGGCATTCCGCGGCCGTCATTCTTCGGCATCCCGCTCACCAACACTGACGACGGGCTCGCCGCTCTGCTCGGTATCGAGTTCTCCACCACGCACCGCGTGGTGTTCCTGTTCTATCTCATCCTCGCGCTCGCGCTGCTCACGAACTGGGTCACGATTCGCCTGCGGCGTTTGCCGATTGGCCGCGCGTGGGAAGCGCTACGTGAGGATGAAGTCGCTTGCCGCTCGCTCGGCATCAACACCACGACCACCAAGCTGACTGCGTTTGCGACCGGCGCGATGTTCGGCGGCTTTGCCGGGGCATTCTTCGCCACCCGTCAGGGCTTCATCAGCCCCGAATCCTTCACGTTCCACGAATCCGCTCTGGTGCTCGCTATCGTCGTGCTCGGCGGAATGGGTTCACAGCTTGGCGTCGCGCTAGCCGCGCTTGCGATGATCGGCGGGTTCGAGTTGTTCAGAGGGCTCGAGCAGTTCCGCATGCTGGTGTTCGGCTCGGCGATGGTGCTGCTGATGATCTGGCGGCCGCGCGGCCTGATCGGTCATCGCGCACCATCCGTGTTTCTGGAGAAGCCCTCGGAGATTTCGTCCGCGATGGTCAGGGAAGGCCGCGGATGA
- a CDS encoding ABC transporter permease subunit, translating into MDYFAQQLINGLVLGSIYGLIAIGYTMVYGIVGMINFAHGDIFMIGGFIALITFLILVSIGLTTVPVILLLVLLVAMAITALYGWTVERIAYRPLRQSFRLAPMLSAIGMSFVLTNYAQVSQGARVKPVPPVITGGHTLFENDGFVVRLSNIQIIVVITTIILLAVFSWLVARTRLGRDMRACEQDQTMASLLGVDVDRTISMTFVIGAALAAVAGMMYLLYYGVVDFFMGFVAGIKAFTAAVLGGIGSLPGAMLGGLLIGLIETFWAAYFTSEYKDVAAFSILIVVLIFLPTGLLGRPEVEKV; encoded by the coding sequence ATGGATTACTTTGCCCAGCAACTCATCAACGGATTGGTGCTCGGCTCAATCTATGGCCTGATCGCGATCGGTTACACGATGGTGTACGGCATCGTGGGCATGATCAATTTCGCCCACGGCGATATCTTCATGATCGGCGGCTTCATCGCCCTCATCACCTTTCTCATCCTGGTTTCGATCGGCCTCACCACGGTTCCCGTCATCCTGCTTCTGGTGCTGCTGGTCGCAATGGCGATCACGGCGCTTTACGGCTGGACCGTCGAGCGGATCGCTTATCGTCCGCTGCGGCAATCGTTTCGCCTGGCGCCGATGCTGTCCGCCATCGGCATGTCGTTTGTCCTGACCAACTACGCGCAGGTGTCGCAGGGCGCACGCGTCAAGCCCGTGCCGCCGGTGATCACGGGCGGTCATACGCTGTTCGAAAACGACGGCTTCGTGGTGCGGCTGTCGAACATCCAGATCATCGTCGTCATCACCACGATTATCCTGCTTGCGGTCTTCTCATGGCTTGTGGCACGCACACGGCTCGGCCGCGACATGCGCGCCTGCGAGCAGGACCAGACCATGGCCTCGCTGCTCGGCGTGGACGTCGACCGCACTATCTCAATGACGTTCGTGATCGGTGCTGCGCTCGCCGCCGTCGCGGGCATGATGTACCTGCTCTATTACGGCGTGGTCGATTTCTTCATGGGCTTCGTCGCCGGCATCAAGGCGTTCACCGCCGCCGTGCTCGGCGGCATCGGCTCGCTCCCCGGCGCGATGCTGGGCGGACTTCTGATCGGCCTGATCGAGACCTTCTGGGCCGCCTACTTCACCTCCGAATACAAGGACGTTGCGGCGTTCTCGATTCTCATCGTCGTCCTTATTTTTCTTCCGACCGGTCTGCTGGGCCGTCCGGAAGTCGAAAAAGTCTGA